Within Verrucomicrobiota bacterium, the genomic segment GCATTATCACCACGTTCCTCAACCCAAGCTCGGCGATGAGCTGCTCCAGCTTGTTGCGCAACGCGCCTTCACCGACGATGTCGTAGCGTAATTCAGGATGGCGCTCGCGGACCTTGGCGACGGCTCGCAACGCGAACTCGTGCCCTTTGATCTCGACGAGCCGCGCGACCGTGAGCAACCGCACGGGCTCATTCGGGCGGCGCGTGCGTTCGGAAAACGGAAATGCTGCGAGATCCAACCCGACTGGCAGCAGTTTCAATTTGGAAAGCGGACAACCGAGTTGCGCCACCCGATTGTGCGTGAACTCGCTGTTTACCGTCACGGCATCGGCGGTGCCAAAAAGTTTTTCATACACACCCACGCCCTGTTTACGCGGAAACGTGGTGAAGTCATAGCCATGAAAGCTCACCACGAACGGCGCGCGCCAGAGTTCACGCGCGAAACGAAAGCTGTTGCCATTCGGCCCGAAGTGGGCGTGCAGCACGTCGTAAGGGCCGCGCTTCCCCAAAAGTTTCGCCAGGCGATACAAGATCGAAAGACTCGCGGCCTGAAAACCGTATTCCGACCAGCGCAGCGTTTGAAGGGCGAGTCCGGGTTTGCGCGCCAGGCAGCCCAACAGCGGCCAGAGAGCGCGTGCAGCGCGAACTGAGTTGTGAACCGAAGTGCTCGCGCCCGGAATCCAGATCCTGCCCGTCAACGGCCAGACCGGCAACTCCCAGGGAGCGCACTCAGGCGGCAGGTCCATGAAGGTCGTTCGCTCCAACAAGCGGTGGCTTGCGACCTCGGGTTGCGCGGGTGTGTCGTTCGGCGCACGAGTGTCCGCGAAGATTTCAACCTCGTGACCGAGATCGAGCAACCCGGTGATCTGCCGCAAGATGAAGGTCTCCGAAATGACGGGAAAACTGCCGACAAAGAACGCGATGCGCAACGGGCGGTCCATCACGTTGCCTTCAACTGAATCGACTGAAACACTTCCGCGTAACGGCAGCGGCCCGCCAGCGCACCGCGAAACTGGTTCAGTCCGATCACGGCCCGTTCGTAATCGAACTCATTCAACTGCGAGCGATGCGCCCTCAAAGCGCGCAGCTTGCGCGGCATGACCGCTGTGATGTCTTCCACTTGGTCAAATTCCGCGAGTGGCGTCCAGACTTCGTAAGCGCGCAACTCCGGTTTTGAAATGCGACAGCGTTTTAACGCGACCTTCAGCACCGGGAGCGCGGCTTGGTGATCGGGATGTCCATCTTGGGGATGTGGCAGGTAGATGAGTTTTGGCTTCTCCTGTTCCAACACCAGACGCAGCGCCGCCGCAACTTTGACGAGATGCTCGCCCAACATCCAGTCCGGCTGGCGCAAAAAAAACAGTTCTTCCAGCCCCAGCATTTTCGCCGCTTTACGCGCCTCGGCTTCGCGGATTCTCCAGGCTTCTTCCCGCGGCAAACGTTTGAGGCCGAGTTCACCCGAAGTCAAAAACACGGCTGACACGCGATTGCCCTGGCGCACATGCAGACAGACAGCGCCGCCGCAGCCGATGACTTCGTCGTCCGGGTGAGGCGCGATGATCAGAACGTTCATGACTTTTTCTTCGCCGCCAACTGCGCGTAAAGCGCCACGTATTCGCGCGCCATGCGTTCCGCCGAGAAACCATGCATCGCCCGGTCATGAATTCTCCTCCGGTCGAGCGCGAGGCAATTCGGAATCACCGAAACGAATTCCTCCCTCGTCGCGGCCATGCAGCCCGAGACACCTTCCTCCACAATTTCCGGCACGGCACCGAGTTTCATGGCGGCGACCGGCGTGCCGCAAAGCATCGCTTCCACGAGCACCAAACCGAAGGCTTCGGGGTATTGAATCGGGTAGAGCAAAGCCCGTGCGCCACCGAGCAAACAATCGCGTTCCTTGCCGGTCACATAGCCGACATAGTCCACGTTCTTGCCGTCCACGAGCGGCTGAATGTTTTCGCGGAAGTAGGGATTTGACGGCCCAGCCATCACGAGGCGTAACCCGAGTTTCCGCGCGGCTTCGATGGCCAGCAACGGGCCTTTGCCTGAAACAAAACGACCTAGGTAGCACACGTAGTCCTCCGGTTGTTCACGCAAGGTGAACTGCGCCGTATCCACGCCGTGCGGAATTATTGCCGACGGCTTGAGCGCAGGAAATGCGCTCCATTGATGACGCGAAATCGCCGTCACGCACGACTGCGGCGCGGCGCACCAAAGCTTCGCCGAATCATCATCCGGCACGATGTGCGTGGTGTGCACCATCGGCGCGCGCGCGAATGGTTGCAGCGGAATCCCCCAGAGATACGCATGACTGTGCAGCACGTCGAAGCGATCCGATTGTTCAACGGCCTTGCAGAGATTCACCCATTCGCACAGATGCCAGTCCTCCAGCGCTCCTTTTTGCGCGTAAGGACCAGGCATCGTGACCACCACTTCGCCATCCGCCTCTGAACCCGCGATGCCGAAGACGGTGACTTCGTGGCCGAGTCGCGTGAGTTCACGCGTCAGCAGCCAGATCAACGACTCGACGCTGCCCCCGGTTTCCTGGCGGACCGGAGCTGACAGCGTGGAGATTTGGGCGATGCGCATGTTCAGTTCATGGCCGCGTCCAGCAACTGCGGCAAGATTTTTTCCGTCGCGAATAATTCCTCCGCCAAGCGACGCGCGGCGCGGCGGTGCTTTTCGTAATCGGCGTTGGTCGTCTCGATACAGCGCAGCGCGGCATCCGGATCCGTGAACGTCAGCAGCCCCTCGCCCACGGGCAACCAGTCGGCCAATCCCGTGTCCTCGATCAACACCGGCCGCCCGCTGGCAAGGTAGCACACACTGCGGTCGCTGAACCAGCCGCCGCGCATGGCGACGTAACCGTTCTTCGGCACGCTGAATTCGCCACGCGATTGCTGAATGAACTCGCGATACGATTGCGGCGTGCGCGAAACGATTTCGCCGTGAACGGTTTCCCAGCCGTGACTTGTGAGCGTTTCCGGCTTGATGCCCATTTGCGCGATGCAAAACTTTTGCGCCGTGCGTTTTGGCAAATCGAAATAGCGCGGGAATTCCTTGTCGCGCTGGCCGTAGCTGACTCCTCGATGCGCGACTTCCTTGAATCCCTGCCAACGCATGACCGAGGTGAAATGCGTCGCCGACGTGTCCACCACCGGCCACTCGGGCAGGTAAACAGGCGGAAGCGTTTTCAACCACGGGCCGCCGTCGTTTGGGATCGCGCAGTCTGGTGCGCCGAGGCGTTGCGCGTATGTGAACCGACGTTCCACATGCGCAATGCCTTCGGCCAATCCTGCGTCACCATTGGCGATGGCGATTTGCGTGAAGCCCGGGTCAACATCAATGAACGCGCGGCGCCGCGGCAGCTCGTATTCCTTGCGCCAGTTCCAAAACGGAGCGGCCCGCATGATGAGCAGATCAGCGCGGGAACAGATTTCCTGGAACTGATCGAGCGGCATGCCGACCGAGCGGTAGTTGTCGCGATAAATCCAGCGGTCACCGAAACCGAACGGTTCGAGACAGGCACGCACGTAGGCAGCGGGATAATCGAGTTCGTGCGTCCAATCCTCCTTTTCCCAGATGTAAACCCACGAGGACTTGCCGCAATCTTCGAGATAAACCACGTCGTGTCCGAGCGCGCGCAATCCGAGGAGGTATTGCAGGCCGGCCCACGCCTGCCCGCCGAGGCCGGAACGACCAATGGTGCCTGCAAAAATAATGGTCATGAGCAGTTAGAGATAATTCTCCGGCAGATCGAGCACCACGCGGCGCCGGGCCAATTCACGCAATTCTTCTCCAACGCCACTGCCGTTCAAGCCCTTCACCTGCGACTCCGTCAACGTCAGTCGTTCGGGCAGGTAGCGCCGGCAGGCGGCGAATTCTTCCGCGTATTCCGGTGAAGGGAACTGGAGCGTCCAGGAATTCGCCGAGCCGTTGTCCGCGCGCCGATAAAGCGGGTTCAACACCGGCCGCCGTACGAACGGATAGTCGCCCGGCAATTGGTAGTCACGAAACAAACCTTCCAACTCGCTCGCAATGGCGATTAGCGTCGGCTCAGTAGCCAGCTCGGCATCGGCATGATCCAGTGACAGCGCAATCGGACGATCGGCCAGAATCGCGTTGAGCACGGCACTCTCCGCGAAAAGCCGCGCGGGAATTTCCTCGAAAAGACCTCGCCAGTCCGCCGGTTCGAGCGGCGATCCGGCGGAGGCGTTTTCACAAAGCGCGTTGTGCAAAGCAGTGACCACGATCGCGCCCTCGCGACCGACGAGCCGGGTCATTTCGCCAGCCGCCAGCCGGCGCGGCCAGACGTAATGGAGCGCGTCCGCGCAGACGATGAGCGAAAAACTTCTGCGCGCGAATGGCAGCGGCAGGGCGGCATCGCAACAAATCGCGCGGCATTCTGGAGCGACAAACTGCTTTGCCAGCCAGAGCTTCCAGAACTCCAGGTCAGCCAGCCAGACTTCGCCGTCTGGAGCGAGGTTGCACAGCGTGCGGGTGAGATGACCGGCCCCGCCGCACAAATCGAGCATTCGTCCCTCGGTGCAGCGCGTGTCCTGGCTGAGCGCGTACAACAGACTTTCACTCACCAGAAAAGTCGGGTCGGAAAAACGGTAGAGGAAATAGTTGCCCTCGGGATTGGGGCTGAGAATTTCCAGCGCCTGCTGGCAGGTGAACGACCTCGTGTCGCGACGCAAGGCTTCAAATTGTTCCCGTCGCCGCCCTTCCAAGCCAAGCAGTGTGAAGAGCGCCTCATCCGCCTTGCCGACGTCCAACAAACCGAGCGCCGCCCGTGCCGTCTGCCCGGTCCGCAGGTAAGGAATGCCGGCCACGACCGGATAAGCGCAGCACGCGCAGCCGAGCAGGCCCGTCTGCAACCTGCCTTGCACCATCTCCAGTGCGGCGCTTTGCTCCAGCTTCAATTGGCCGCCGCAGAAAGGGCAGTGCAATAATTTCAAAGAGGCGAGTTCCATCAGTTCCTTCTCACAACCCGGCGCGCTTCATCAGGCTGTCCAACACCTTCTCCGCGGCGAAATATTCCGTCGCGATTTCGGCGGCGGCACGGCAGTTGCCCTCGTAGTCGCTTTCAACGGCATCCACGGCGGCGAGAATATCGTCCATCGTTTTGAAACCAAACAAACCTTTACCACTCGGCAGGAACTTGCTGAAGCCGGTTTCTTGCGTGATTACGGGCCGACCCGCGGCAAGATAACATGCGGTGCGATCACTGAACCATCCGGTGTTTGGGCGGACATACTGATCACGCGCCACCGTGAATTCACCGCGCGATTGCTGGATGTATTGCCGGTAGAGATCAGCGTCACGTGAAATCTCCACCGAGCCGGTCTGCCGCCAGCCGTGGTCGCGCAAAAGCTTTTGCACGTCCTCGCCCACGCTGGTCGCCAGTTCAAAAGATTGCGAAGGACGGCGTCGCGGCAAGTCCAGAAACTTTTCGAACTCGCGATCCTTCGTCCAATGCCACGTGTCACCGCGCCATTCCAGATTCTTGCCCTTGTTGTGCCACGTTGTGATCGTGGTGTAAGCCGACCCGCCCGTTGGACCGCCCGCGTTCCAAAGTTCAATCGCCACCGGCTGGCGCGTCGGCAGCCACTTGAATTTCTCGATTGGCGTGTCGCAATCCGGCGCGCCGAGGTTTTCGCCAAAGCTGAAGTGCGTGTCATGCGCGGCCAGCATGTCAATCATTCCCTGATCGCCTTTCGCGACCTTGACCTGGGATGCGAACGGGTCGGACTCCACGTAGATGCGGCGTTTGATGACGCGATGTTCGTCGCGGATTTCCTGCGCGCCGGTGACATTGAGGAATGCGTCGGCTTCGCGATAAAGCTGGAGGATTTGCGCTTCCGTCATGCCGTAACATTTGCCGTCAGGATATTTTCCGCGAAACGCCCAACGACCCGCAAATCCATGCACTTCGAGGTAGGGCAGGACCATTTTCAGATTACCGGTCACGTCGGGACTGAACTCGTTGAGGACCGGGTCGTAAATCCAGCGGCCCGAATCCTCGACGTAGTAAACATCGTAGCCCAGTTTGCGCAGGCCGATCAGGTAATGGAGAAACTGGTAGGCCACGCCCGCCAGCGGATACCAGAACAAGATGCCGAATACTATGATTTTGCCTTTGCGTGGAGTGGTAGTGGGCATCGGATCGTGAAAAATTAAGTCGTTGAAGTGCTGGTGGGCGAATCGGGATCGAGTTGGCGAATGACCCGGGCCGGATTACCCGCGACAACCGTGAAAGGCGGCACGTCGGTCGTCACTACCGAACGCGCCCCCACCACGGCGCCTTCGCCGATTGTCACGCCCGGCAGAATGCAGGAATCAAATCCGACCCAAACTTTGTTGCCGATGCGGATCGGTTGGGTGGGAGCATAGTTGACCGCATGGCGTGGTTTCCGGGTGTGCACGCGTTCCAATTCTCGTCGCCTCGCTTCCGTTTCGAGCGGCAGCCGTCTCGTGTCCATTAACACAACATTCCAGGAGATGAGGCAATAGTCGCCGATGGATATTTCCGAGTCGCAAATGATGCGTGCGCCGTTCATGAGCGTGAACTCGCCGACGCTCACTCGCGCCCGCGGACCGAGGTCGAACATGACGCCAAGGTAAATGGATGCCCCGCGCCCGATGCGAACGGCGTCGCTCGCCGCACTGCGGCAGAGTTGGAAACTGTAAGTCGTCTCCAGGTAAGCCTCGGCGTCCACGGACACGTTTTCGGGGACTCGCCCCGGAAACCAATCCCACGGCAATGTGCGGTCAGCGTTCAAGTGTTTTGGCCGATGATTTGCGCCGGGTTGCCCAGGACGCGGGCACCCGGCGGCACGTCGCGGGTGATGAGCGAACCGGCTTCGATGAAAGCTCCCGCGCCGATGTTCACGCCTTTGAGGATCGTGGCGTTTGGTCCGATCCACACGTCGTCACCGATGATTACCGGCTTTTTGGCAATTGCTGGCCGTGGCCGTCCCTTGCCGAGAGGGGAACAAGCGATGGCGTCCGCCACGCGTTCGGCGGGCGCAAGCGGATGAAAATCCGTGTCGGCCAACGTCGTGTTCCAACCGATGACGACGTAGTTGCCGATCCGCAACTCCAATTCACAGAGCAACACCGCGTTGGTGAAGTAGCAATAATCCCCAATGCTGACGCGGCCTTCGCGCCCGATGGCAAAGTGGACACCATCCATCGTGCAATGCGCGCCGACGACGAGCGCTGGATCCTGTTTGCTCAGGAAACGTTTGAACGCGTAATCGGCGGTGACAAGGGAATTGAGCCCGAGGCGAACATTTGGGGGCAGCGGGCCGTGTGTCCAACCGGTCGTGATGGGTTGTGGTTCGCTCATCGGTTATCCGCTGTCACTGGTTGCCTGATTGAAGCTCGTGAAACCGCGCATACACGCCGCCGCGGGTGATCAATTCCGCGTGCGTCCCGCTTTCCGTGATCTGTCCATCCTTCAATGCCACGATGTGATCCGCGCGCCGCACCGTAGAGAGCCGATGCGCGATGATAAACGTGGTGCGATTGCGGGTCAACCGCTCCAGCGCCTCCAGCAAGCTGCGTTCAGTCTCAACGTCAAGCGCGCTCGTCGGCTCGTCGAGGATCAGGATGGGCGCGTTCTTGAGCAACGCCCGCGCGATCGAGAGGCGTTGCCGCTCGCCGCCGGACAACGTGCCACCACGTTCGCCAACGACCGTGTTGTAACCATCGGGCAATCGCAGGATGAACTCATGTGCATTCGCGGCCTGGGCGGCGGCTTCGATCTGCTCAAAGCTGGCGTGCGGGCATCCATAAGCAATGTTCTCAGCCACCGTCATCGGAAACAAAAATGGCTCCTGCAAAACAAGGGCGACCTGACTCCGCAAGCTTTTCAACTGGACATCACGCACATCATGTCCGTCCACCAGTACCCGCCCCTCCCACGGATCAAAGAACCGCGGAATCAGGCTGACCAGACTACTCTTGCCTGCGCCCGTTGCGCCGACGAGTGCCAGCGTCTGGCCGGGAAGCACGTCGAGCGAAATGTTCCGCAGCACAGGGCGCCCAGGCTCGTAGCCGAAAGTGACGTTTTCCATCTGCAGATGGCCGCGCGGCGCGCTGAGCGGCGTGGCCCCCGGTTTATCGGCGACTCTGGTTTCAGTTTGCAGCACTTCCCAAACGCGCCGCGCACTGCCGGCCGCACCCTGAATAGTCGAACTGGTGTACATGATTGATTCCAACGGCGCGTATAGAGAACCGAGATAAGACAGGAAGGCAATGATCGCTCCCACGCTCAGTTGTCCAGCCAGAGCGTGCTGCGTCCCGAACCACAAAATCCCTGCCGTTCCCAACGCAGTAGCCA encodes:
- a CDS encoding glycosyltransferase family 4 protein, encoding MRIAQISTLSAPVRQETGGSVESLIWLLTRELTRLGHEVTVFGIAGSEADGEVVVTMPGPYAQKGALEDWHLCEWVNLCKAVEQSDRFDVLHSHAYLWGIPLQPFARAPMVHTTHIVPDDDSAKLWCAAPQSCVTAISRHQWSAFPALKPSAIIPHGVDTAQFTLREQPEDYVCYLGRFVSGKGPLLAIEAARKLGLRLVMAGPSNPYFRENIQPLVDGKNVDYVGYVTGKERDCLLGGARALLYPIQYPEAFGLVLVEAMLCGTPVAAMKLGAVPEIVEEGVSGCMAATREEFVSVIPNCLALDRRRIHDRAMHGFSAERMAREYVALYAQLAAKKKS
- a CDS encoding glycosyltransferase family 1 protein, with amino-acid sequence MTIIFAGTIGRSGLGGQAWAGLQYLLGLRALGHDVVYLEDCGKSSWVYIWEKEDWTHELDYPAAYVRACLEPFGFGDRWIYRDNYRSVGMPLDQFQEICSRADLLIMRAAPFWNWRKEYELPRRRAFIDVDPGFTQIAIANGDAGLAEGIAHVERRFTYAQRLGAPDCAIPNDGGPWLKTLPPVYLPEWPVVDTSATHFTSVMRWQGFKEVAHRGVSYGQRDKEFPRYFDLPKRTAQKFCIAQMGIKPETLTSHGWETVHGEIVSRTPQSYREFIQQSRGEFSVPKNGYVAMRGGWFSDRSVCYLASGRPVLIEDTGLADWLPVGEGLLTFTDPDAALRCIETTNADYEKHRRAARRLAEELFATEKILPQLLDAAMN
- a CDS encoding ABC transporter ATP-binding protein, with translation MGYALRRWTPLVAVIGSLLLKVGLDVLKPWPMVFLIDYVLQGKVMPPGLAGFVESLPGAATPFNLIGWSVAATVLIFLLSWAVGLATAYGNISLGQRMTYDLAGDLFAKLQQLSLHFHARKSVGDNIRRVTSDCACASIIVKDALLPVASSIVSLAAMFWILWHIDATLALLSLAVAPCMMFVFHRYASPMMDLSYKQQEVEGKMYEVVEQTFAAIPVVQAFGREEYDDQRFAQTTRDTIAATLTLTSVQMQFKILIGLATALGTAGILWFGTQHALAGQLSVGAIIAFLSYLGSLYAPLESIMYTSSTIQGAAGSARRVWEVLQTETRVADKPGATPLSAPRGHLQMENVTFGYEPGRPVLRNISLDVLPGQTLALVGATGAGKSSLVSLIPRFFDPWEGRVLVDGHDVRDVQLKSLRSQVALVLQEPFLFPMTVAENIAYGCPHASFEQIEAAAQAANAHEFILRLPDGYNTVVGERGGTLSGGERQRLSIARALLKNAPILILDEPTSALDVETERSLLEALERLTRNRTTFIIAHRLSTVRRADHIVALKDGQITESGTHAELITRGGVYARFHELQSGNQ
- a CDS encoding acyltransferase, with the translated sequence MFDLGPRARVSVGEFTLMNGARIICDSEISIGDYCLISWNVVLMDTRRLPLETEARRRELERVHTRKPRHAVNYAPTQPIRIGNKVWVGFDSCILPGVTIGEGAVVGARSVVTTDVPPFTVVAGNPARVIRQLDPDSPTSTSTT
- a CDS encoding glycosyltransferase, with the translated sequence MDRPLRIAFFVGSFPVISETFILRQITGLLDLGHEVEIFADTRAPNDTPAQPEVASHRLLERTTFMDLPPECAPWELPVWPLTGRIWIPGASTSVHNSVRAARALWPLLGCLARKPGLALQTLRWSEYGFQAASLSILYRLAKLLGKRGPYDVLHAHFGPNGNSFRFARELWRAPFVVSFHGYDFTTFPRKQGVGVYEKLFGTADAVTVNSEFTHNRVAQLGCPLSKLKLLPVGLDLAAFPFSERTRRPNEPVRLLTVARLVEIKGHEFALRAVAKVRERHPELRYDIVGEGALRNKLEQLIAELGLRNVVIMHGARDGAFIRDLLREAHLALLGSVSVEGDQEGQGLFMQEAQACGLPVIATQHGALPEGMLPGKSGFLVPERDVVAMAERIEFLVAHPEVWPEMGRAGRAFVGARYDILQLNRQLVELYERVVESFRSNRQ
- a CDS encoding class I SAM-dependent methyltransferase, which produces MELASLKLLHCPFCGGQLKLEQSAALEMVQGRLQTGLLGCACCAYPVVAGIPYLRTGQTARAALGLLDVGKADEALFTLLGLEGRRREQFEALRRDTRSFTCQQALEILSPNPEGNYFLYRFSDPTFLVSESLLYALSQDTRCTEGRMLDLCGGAGHLTRTLCNLAPDGEVWLADLEFWKLWLAKQFVAPECRAICCDAALPLPFARRSFSLIVCADALHYVWPRRLAAGEMTRLVGREGAIVVTALHNALCENASAGSPLEPADWRGLFEEIPARLFAESAVLNAILADRPIALSLDHADAELATEPTLIAIASELEGLFRDYQLPGDYPFVRRPVLNPLYRRADNGSANSWTLQFPSPEYAEEFAACRRYLPERLTLTESQVKGLNGSGVGEELRELARRRVVLDLPENYL
- a CDS encoding acyltransferase → MDGVHFAIGREGRVSIGDYCYFTNAVLLCELELRIGNYVVIGWNTTLADTDFHPLAPAERVADAIACSPLGKGRPRPAIAKKPVIIGDDVWIGPNATILKGVNIGAGAFIEAGSLITRDVPPGARVLGNPAQIIGQNT
- a CDS encoding PIG-L family deacetylase, with protein sequence MNVLIIAPHPDDEVIGCGGAVCLHVRQGNRVSAVFLTSGELGLKRLPREEAWRIREAEARKAAKMLGLEELFFLRQPDWMLGEHLVKVAAALRLVLEQEKPKLIYLPHPQDGHPDHQAALPVLKVALKRCRISKPELRAYEVWTPLAEFDQVEDITAVMPRKLRALRAHRSQLNEFDYERAVIGLNQFRGALAGRCRYAEVFQSIQLKAT